The following are from one region of the Choloepus didactylus isolate mChoDid1 chromosome 11 unlocalized genomic scaffold, mChoDid1.pri SUPER_11_unloc1, whole genome shotgun sequence genome:
- the LOC119524389 gene encoding LOW QUALITY PROTEIN: rho GTPase-activating protein 20-like (The sequence of the model RefSeq protein was modified relative to this genomic sequence to represent the inferred CDS: inserted 4 bases in 3 codons) — protein sequence MKTLAGRRESAPSLTLDKALQNRPNTRESPSASVDSCAXLSSLVCANRNLLTDGRVELKRGLQRKELHVFLYNDLFVVAKIKYNNNLKIKNKIQLSDMWTASCVDEVGEGNTNAMKSFVLGWPTINFVATFNCPGEKDKWXSLLQRYINLDKEKDQPKSIPLKIFTEDLGSCACAKTLAVTNSHTANEITKMSLAKLGITGSERDYQLWVISGKEAAPFPLIGHEYPYVIKMSHLRDSALLTESLKDCSTPSNLQEPFLMEQLPREMQCQFILKPRRLAAAQQLSDSGQKTSKRWSSLLSWACWWGSSTHLDNLPMSPTSPMPGQLFGVPLSDICEDDNLPKPVLDMLLFLNQNGPLTKGIFRLSGNVKSCRELKEKLNSGVEAHLGSESVFVIASVFKDFLRNIPGSLFSSALYAHWVSVMDQGNDEEKINTIQRLLEQLPRANIVLLKYLFGVLYNIEQHSSSNQMTAFNLAVCIAPSILWPPSSSPEVENELTNKVNQLIQVFIENCCGIFGEEITSLWGEISVRCDHTENASDNTCFQLSDSSCDILENELNEDVDAPCSDFVKPFGQESRIVDSVLSLSEYDPDQGEMEGLLALSDFDLDHSKDQSLVMGIKGGKSGATNENTEKVLTPQLNISPSTSSSSLSSSGTSPSGSLVSSQDSAFYQISEHLVFIPTXTASPIDCTFEAQRKQGELSSNFSRPSLFSGMSSPPSRQASRDPACVNTDTGGWRSQMHDGTPHPISWFRRSVANLKNWSLKRKAKACRLEERNISSLMGPPEPPAHISHVPEACSLQESLEDLPVRAATGLGSVQAAKWCGSYPCQETEKHCSPSLSLVEDRLTLCIKCQEEAEGGVPCPPGILTWERSSLTVDNTSSPNSLPTVVCSDGNIHFTEDIQPQKGSEVYGRSPFVHFSSTIGGAFCTQTSSFQITFLSTTRTLSPNILSLSF from the exons atgaaaactctagcaggaaggagggagagtgCTCCATCTCTCACCCTGGACAAAGCCCTGCAAAACCGGCCTAATACCAGGGAAAGCCCTTCTGCTAGTGTGGATTCCTGTG CTCTGTCATCACTTGTGTGCGCCAATAGGAATTTGCTGACTGATGGCCGGGTAGAACTGAAAAGAGGACTGCAGAGGAAGGAGCTACATGTTTTCCTATATAATGATTTGTTTGTTGTGGCTAAAATCAAATATAATAACAActtgaagataaaaaataaaattcagttaaGTGATATGTGGACAGCAAGCTGTGTGGATGAAGTAGGAGAAGGCAACACCAATGCCATGAAGTCCTTTGTCTTGGGCTGGCCCACTATCAACTTTGTGGCCACTTTCAATTGTCCAGGAGAAAAGGACAAATG CTCTCTCCTTCAGAGATACATCAACCTAGATAAAGAAAAAGACCAGCCAAAGAGCATTCCCCTCAAAATCTTCACCGAGGACCTTGGGAGTTGTGCCTGTGCTAAAACTCTCGCAGTAACAAATTCACATACAGCCAATGAAATTACCAAGATGTCACTAGCAAAGCTAGGGATAACTGGCTCTGAGAGAGATTACCAGTTATGGGTCATTTCTGGCAAAGAAGCTGCCCCATTCCCTCTCATTGGGCATGAATATCCCTATGTAATTAAAATGAGCCATCTTCGAGACTCTGCACTCCTGACAGAGAGCTTAAAGGACTGCAGCACCCCTTCCAACTTGCAAGAACCTTTCCTCATGGAACAGCTGCCCCGGGAGATGCAGTGCCAGTTCATCCTGAAGCCCAGACGCCTGGCCGCAGCCCAGCAACTGAGTGATTCAGGGCAGAAGACATCGAAAAGGTGGAGCTCACTCCTAAGCTGGGCCTGTTGGTGGGGTTCCAGCACTCACCTGGACAATTTGCCCATGTCACCAACATCTCCCATGCCAGGACAGCTgtttggagttcctctgtcagatattTGTGAGGATGATAATCTGCCCAAACCTGTCTTGGATATGCTGTTGTTTCTGAATCAAAATGGGCCCCTCACCAAAGGTATCTTCAGGCTGTCTGGCAATGTGAAATCTTGCAGAGAGCTGAAAGAGAAACTGAATTCCGGAGTCGAAGCACACCTAGGCTCTGAGTCTGTTTTTGTCATAGCATCAGTCTTCAAGGATTTTCTACGGAATATTCCAGGAAGTCTTTTTTCTTCAGCTCTCTATGCTCATTGGGTCAGTGTGATGGATCAAGGAAAtgatgaagagaaaatcaatacAATCCAAAGGTTATTAGAGCAGCTTCCAAGAGCCAACATTGTTCTTCTAAAGTACCTTTTTGGGGTGTTATACAACATTGAGCAACATTCCTCATCCAATCAGATGACTGCATTTAACTTAGCAGTGTGTATTGCTCCCAGCATTCTCTGGCCTCCTTCCTCCAGTCCAGAAGTAGAAAACGAATTGACAAATAAGGTTAACCAGCTGATACAAGTTTTCATCGAAAATTGCTGTGGGATATTTGGAGAAGAAATTACTTCCCTCTGGGGAGAGATTTCAGTGAGATGTGATCACACAGAGAATGCCTCAGATAACACTTGTTTCCAGCTGAGTGACTCTTCCTGTGACATCTTGGAGAATGAGCTAAATGAGGATGTGGATGCTCCATGTAGTGACTTTGTAAAGCCGTTTGGTCAGGAGAGCAGAATCGTGGACTCTGTCTTAAGCCTCAGTGAGTATGACCCAGACCAGGGTGAGATGGAAGGGCTTTTAGCCCTGAGCGACTTTGACTTAGACCATTCTAAAGATCAGAGTTTGGTCATGGGGATCAAGGGGGGCAAAAGTGGTGCCACAAACGAGAACACCGAGAAAGTTTTAACCCCTCAGTTAAACATTTCTCCAAGTACTAGCTCTTCCAGCTTATCCTCCTCAGGCACATCCCCATCTGGTTCGTTGGTGAGCTCCCAAGACAGTGCTTTTTATCAGATTTCTGAGCACTTGGTGTTTATACCCA GAACTGCCTCTCCAATAGATTGCACTTTTGAGGCTCAAAGGAAACAGGGAGAGCTTTCTTCTAATTTTAGCAGACCCAGCCTTTTTTCTGGAATGTCTAGTCCCCCATCCAGGCAGGCCAGCAGAGACCCGGCTTGTGTAAATACGGACACGGGAGGATGGCGTTCACAAATGCATGATGGAACTCCCCACCCCATCTCATGGTTTAGAAGAAGTGTAGCCAATTTGAAAAACTGGTCTCTGAAAAGGAAGGCAAAAGCATGCAGATTGGAGGAAAGAAACATCAGCTCTCTAATGGGGCCCCCAGAGCCACCTGCACATATTTCTCATGTTCCAGAAGCATGTTCACTGCAAGAGAGCCTGGAAGACCTGCCCGTAAGGGCAGCCACAGGACTTGGATCTGTGCAAGCAGCCAAGTGGTGTGGTTCATATCCCTGCCAGGAGACAGAGAAACACTGTAGCCCTTCTTTGAGCCTGGTGGAAGACAGACTCACGCTTTGCATTAAGTGTCAGGAGGAAGCAGAGGGTGGAGTTCCTTGCCCTCCTGGTATTCTGACCTGGGAAAGGTCCTCACTTACTGTGGACAATACATCCAGCCCAAACTCATTACCTACAGTGGTTTGCAGTGATGGGAACATACATTTCACCGAAGACATTCAACCGCAAAAAGGATCTGAGGTCTACGGGAGAAGCCCATTTGTTCATTTTAGTTCCACCATCGGAGGGGCTTTTTGCACACAAACTAGCTCATTCCAAATTACTTTTTTATCAACTACTAGGACATTGTCACCAAATATTCTTTCTCTATCATTTTAA